A stretch of Antennarius striatus isolate MH-2024 chromosome 6, ASM4005453v1, whole genome shotgun sequence DNA encodes these proteins:
- the snrpd2 gene encoding small nuclear ribonucleoprotein Sm D2 — protein sequence MSLLTKPKSEMTPEELQKREEEEFNTGPLSVLTQSVKNNTQVLINCRNNKKLLGRVKAFDRHCNMVLENVKEMWTEVPKSGKGKKKSKPVNKDRYISKMFLRGDSVIIVLRNPLITGK from the exons AT GAGTCTGTTAACTAAACCCAAGTCCGAGATGACTCCAGAGGAACTCCAGAaacgggaggaagaggagttcaACACTGGCCCTCTGTCTGTGCTCACGCAGTCAGTCAAGAACAACACTCAGGTCCTCATCAACTGTCGCAACAACAAGAAGCTGCTCGGAAGAGTCAAGGCTTTTGACAG gCATTGTAACATGGTCCTGGAGAATGTGAAGGAGATGTGGACAGAAGTGCCGAAGAGTGGGAAAGGGAAGAAGAAGTCAAAACCGGTGAATAAGGACCGCTACATTTCTAAAATGTTCCTGAGGGGTGACTCCGTCATCATCGTGCTGAGAAATCCTTTAATCACTGGAAAATGA